Proteins co-encoded in one Actinobacillus succinogenes 130Z genomic window:
- the recN gene encoding DNA repair protein RecN → MLIQLTINNFAIVRHLDIELTKGMSVITGETGTGKSIAIDALGLCLGQRTDASRLRNGQERTEVCATFYIAPQSPAAHWLKMQELEDQDNSESCILRRIINNEGRSKAFINGTPVSAALLKELGRYLIHINSQHASQLLLKSDYQLQLLDNFCDHRNLLSQMNDDYQHWKALQHQLTVFKQKVTENEAKKQLLQYQVDELDEFNLQTNEYLELEEEHKRLSNSEELTELTQSVLQVLSENQTVSADSLIYRATQQLDELVELDSQYAGVKNMLNEALIQVQEAVNEMQTLASGIEQDPHLLEEIENRMSQAIHLARKHHVQPEKLVEFHRTLKNELIRLVDFSESEDKLLAQEKSAFEKMQKTAMALHQSRQTGADKLAQNVTKSIKQLAMENAQFFIGLKTDFNKISANGADTIVFNLQSNLGQNVQPLAKTASGGELSRIALTLQVLTSDKSAIPTLIFDEIDVGISGATANVVGKLLRRLGQKCQVLCVTHLPQVACHGNQHFSVEKITVDGKTETKMTALSPQQRVKALAKLLGGTQITDNALANAQELLNSAG, encoded by the coding sequence ATGCTTATACAACTCACTATCAATAATTTTGCCATCGTTCGTCATTTGGATATTGAACTGACAAAAGGCATGTCCGTTATTACCGGCGAAACCGGAACGGGCAAATCGATTGCTATCGACGCTTTGGGATTGTGCCTGGGTCAACGAACCGACGCGTCAAGGTTACGTAACGGGCAAGAGCGGACAGAGGTCTGTGCAACCTTTTACATTGCGCCACAAAGTCCGGCGGCTCATTGGTTAAAAATGCAGGAATTAGAAGATCAGGACAACTCGGAAAGTTGTATTTTACGGCGTATCATTAATAATGAGGGGCGCTCCAAAGCCTTTATCAATGGCACGCCCGTTTCCGCCGCATTATTAAAAGAATTAGGACGATATCTGATTCACATCAACAGCCAGCACGCTTCTCAATTACTGCTGAAAAGCGATTATCAACTGCAACTACTGGACAATTTCTGCGACCACCGAAATTTGCTGTCGCAAATGAACGATGATTATCAACACTGGAAAGCATTACAACACCAACTTACCGTTTTTAAACAAAAAGTTACCGAAAACGAAGCCAAAAAACAATTGTTGCAATATCAGGTAGACGAATTAGATGAATTTAACCTACAAACCAATGAATATTTAGAATTAGAAGAGGAACATAAACGCCTTTCAAACAGTGAAGAATTGACCGAGCTAACCCAATCCGTATTGCAAGTACTCAGCGAAAATCAAACGGTTAGTGCCGACAGTTTAATCTATCGCGCTACCCAACAATTAGATGAGCTGGTCGAATTGGATTCGCAATATGCCGGTGTAAAAAACATGTTAAACGAAGCGCTGATCCAAGTGCAGGAAGCCGTCAATGAAATGCAAACACTGGCTTCCGGTATTGAACAAGATCCGCATTTGCTTGAAGAAATAGAAAACCGAATGAGCCAGGCTATTCATTTAGCCCGCAAACACCATGTACAACCGGAAAAGTTGGTAGAATTTCATCGCACCTTAAAAAACGAATTGATACGGTTAGTGGATTTTTCCGAAAGCGAGGACAAATTACTGGCTCAAGAAAAATCGGCATTCGAAAAAATGCAAAAAACCGCAATGGCGCTGCATCAAAGCCGTCAGACGGGGGCGGATAAATTAGCGCAAAACGTAACAAAATCTATTAAACAATTAGCCATGGAAAATGCACAATTTTTTATCGGGCTTAAAACGGATTTTAATAAAATAAGCGCAAACGGTGCGGACACTATCGTTTTTAATCTACAAAGTAACCTGGGACAAAATGTTCAACCTCTGGCAAAAACCGCCTCCGGCGGCGAACTGTCCCGTATCGCCTTGACATTACAGGTTTTAACCTCCGATAAGAGCGCAATTCCTACACTGATTTTCGATGAAATTGATGTCGGCATCAGCGGCGCTACGGCCAATGTGGTCGGTAAATTATTGCGTCGGCTGGGACAAAAATGTCAAGTGCTGTGCGTCACTCATCTCCCGCAAGTAGCTTGTCATGGCAATCAACATTTTTCCGTTGAAAAAATTACCGTTGACGGAAAAACCGAAACCAAGATGACCGCACTTTCTCCGCAACAACGGGTAAAAGCATTGGCAAAATTATTAGGCGGAACGCAGATAACCGACAACGCCCTGGCTAATGCGCAGGAATTACTAAATTCAGCCGGTTAA
- a CDS encoding NAD(+) kinase, whose amino-acid sequence MKTQKKSVDTLHTSFKIIGLVGRPRNDVTLQMHRNIFQWLREQGYEVLVEDSVGEALKLSPDHIASLEQIGQRAQLAIVIGGDGNMLGRARVLSKFDIVMIGINRGNLGFLTDIDPKNAYAQLQACLNGEFFVEERFQLDVDIIRDGKVIASGNAINETVIHPAKVAHMIDFHVYIDDKFAFSQRSDGLIIATPTGSTAYSLSAGGPILTPQLNAIALVSMFPHTLSSRPLVIDGNSKISLRFAEYNTPQLEANCDGQFALHFTSDDIITVKKAPHPLRLLHLKNYNYYNVLSSKLGWLKKLF is encoded by the coding sequence ATGAAAACGCAAAAAAAGTCCGTCGATACATTACATACGTCTTTCAAAATCATCGGTTTGGTCGGGCGCCCCCGTAACGACGTCACGCTGCAAATGCACCGTAACATTTTTCAGTGGTTGCGAGAACAAGGGTATGAAGTACTGGTGGAAGACAGCGTAGGTGAAGCGTTAAAGCTATCGCCGGATCACATTGCCTCACTGGAACAAATCGGTCAGCGGGCTCAACTTGCCATTGTTATCGGCGGTGACGGCAATATGTTGGGGCGTGCCCGAGTATTATCCAAGTTTGATATCGTTATGATAGGTATTAACCGGGGAAATCTGGGTTTTCTTACCGATATTGATCCGAAAAATGCCTACGCTCAATTGCAGGCTTGTCTGAACGGTGAATTTTTTGTAGAAGAACGTTTTCAGCTTGATGTCGACATCATACGCGACGGCAAAGTCATTGCCAGCGGTAATGCGATTAACGAAACGGTTATACACCCGGCAAAAGTCGCGCATATGATTGATTTTCACGTATATATTGATGATAAGTTTGCTTTCTCACAACGTTCCGACGGTTTGATCATCGCCACGCCGACAGGTTCCACGGCTTATTCGCTTTCCGCCGGCGGTCCGATCTTAACTCCCCAGCTAAATGCTATCGCCTTAGTATCCATGTTCCCGCATACGTTATCTTCCCGCCCGTTGGTTATCGACGGTAACAGCAAAATATCCCTACGTTTTGCCGAGTATAATACGCCGCAACTAGAAGCAAACTGTGACGGACAATTCGCCTTGCATTTTACCAGTGATGATATTATTACAGTAAAAAAAGCGCCTCATCCGCTGCGTTTACTGCATTTAAAAAATTACAACTATTACAACGTATTAAGTTCAAAACTGGGTTGGTTAAAGAAGCTGTTTTAA
- the grpE gene encoding nucleotide exchange factor GrpE: protein MSEQEQKQEQPIENAAENSAQKPEEVTETDVQTEQNVTDPLEEAIARVQELEEQLADAAKKEQDALLRARAEVDNMRRRAEQDVEKAHKFALEKFAKDLLNTIDNLERALATPANVEDESVKGLFDGVELTLKELLATVARFGIEPVGLVGESFNPEFHQAISMQPTEGFETNQITTVLQKGYLLNSRVIRPAMVMVAA from the coding sequence ATGTCAGAACAAGAGCAGAAACAAGAACAACCGATTGAAAATGCAGCTGAAAATTCGGCGCAAAAGCCTGAAGAGGTAACTGAAACGGATGTACAAACCGAACAAAACGTGACGGATCCGTTAGAAGAAGCCATTGCACGCGTACAGGAGCTGGAAGAACAGTTGGCGGATGCGGCGAAAAAAGAACAGGACGCATTGTTGCGGGCCCGTGCGGAAGTGGATAATATGCGTCGTCGTGCGGAACAGGACGTAGAAAAAGCCCATAAATTTGCGTTGGAAAAATTCGCGAAAGACCTTTTAAACACTATCGATAATCTTGAACGCGCATTGGCTACGCCGGCAAATGTGGAAGACGAAAGCGTGAAAGGTTTATTCGACGGTGTGGAATTAACGCTAAAAGAATTACTTGCCACGGTAGCACGTTTCGGTATTGAGCCGGTAGGTTTAGTGGGCGAAAGCTTTAATCCGGAATTTCACCAAGCTATTTCCATGCAACCGACGGAAGGATTTGAAACTAATCAAATTACGACTGTTTTACAGAAAGGCTATTTGCTGAACAGTCGCGTTATTCGTCCTGCAATGGTCATGGTTGCGGCATAA
- the mnmC gene encoding bifunctional tRNA (5-methylaminomethyl-2-thiouridine)(34)-methyltransferase MnmD/FAD-dependent 5-carboxymethylaminomethyl-2-thiouridine(34) oxidoreductase MnmC codes for MHHIQTADLRFSADNTPVSDRFDDIYFSTQDGVAESRYVFQQGNALWERWSACQDIHFVIAETGFGTGLNFFAVTTLFRQFRRQNPQSPLSRLHFISFEKYPISAEQLAITYQTFSEFSALAAQLQQWWQINGIPIEGCYRYHFGETTLDIWFGDVNTQLPQLGDYMQNRIDAWFLDGFSPSKNPDMWNETVYRLMYRYTKPQGTFATFTAASAVKKGLESAGFRVEKRAGFGKKRECLYGEKPAENAPHFTASQVNTPWFLPQAAKFDGAADVAIIGGGIASLFSALSLLERGADVTLYCEDDELALNASGNKQGAFYPQLSDDDERNIRFYIHAFAYGLQRLQWAVAHNVPFEHRFCGVALCGYDEKSAAKLDKISAYQWDKKLYAGMNREELAQTVGLPLPCGGGFIPNGGWLAPRQFVQNAFRLLESSGLSVKTAQKITALSSTKNGWTLQNAQGETFRHNIVVLANGHRLHRFEQTARLPLYPVRGQVSQIATGENLLKLNSVICYDGYMTPADEAKTSHCIGASHVRDCENREFSTTEQQENQAKIQKNLAMDWTHDVDTSDNRARVGVRCAVRDRIPMMGNVPDFDRQTEEYRNLFNLRRRKQPVLVAANFENLYLVGALGSRGLTSAPILGECLASLIYGEPLPLSEDIIHALCPNRSWMRKLLKGTPVK; via the coding sequence ATGCATCATATTCAAACCGCCGATTTACGCTTCAGCGCCGACAATACGCCGGTATCCGACCGTTTTGACGATATTTATTTTTCCACCCAAGACGGTGTGGCGGAAAGCCGTTATGTTTTCCAACAAGGCAATGCTCTGTGGGAACGTTGGTCAGCCTGCCAAGATATCCATTTCGTCATCGCGGAAACCGGATTCGGCACCGGATTGAATTTCTTCGCCGTCACAACCTTGTTTCGTCAGTTCCGGCGGCAAAACCCGCAATCGCCGTTGTCACGATTACACTTCATTTCCTTTGAAAAATACCCGATTTCCGCCGAACAATTAGCCATAACCTATCAAACTTTTTCCGAATTTTCCGCATTGGCGGCACAGTTACAACAATGGTGGCAAATTAACGGCATACCGATCGAAGGCTGTTACCGTTATCATTTCGGTGAAACCACTCTGGATATTTGGTTCGGTGATGTTAATACCCAATTACCGCAACTGGGCGATTATATGCAAAACCGCATCGACGCTTGGTTTTTAGACGGTTTCTCGCCAAGTAAAAATCCCGATATGTGGAACGAAACGGTTTATCGTCTGATGTACCGTTACACCAAACCGCAAGGCACATTCGCCACCTTTACCGCCGCAAGTGCGGTCAAAAAAGGATTGGAATCCGCAGGATTCCGCGTCGAAAAACGTGCGGGTTTCGGCAAAAAACGGGAATGTCTGTACGGTGAAAAACCGGCGGAAAACGCACCGCACTTTACCGCCTCGCAAGTCAATACGCCTTGGTTTTTACCGCAAGCCGCGAAATTTGACGGAGCCGCCGATGTGGCGATTATAGGCGGCGGTATCGCCTCGCTGTTCAGCGCTCTGTCGCTGCTCGAACGAGGTGCCGACGTCACGCTCTATTGTGAAGACGATGAATTGGCGCTTAACGCTTCCGGCAATAAACAAGGTGCGTTCTATCCGCAACTCAGCGATGATGACGAACGCAATATCCGTTTTTACATTCATGCCTTCGCTTACGGTCTGCAACGACTGCAATGGGCCGTCGCACATAACGTTCCGTTCGAACACCGGTTTTGCGGCGTAGCGTTATGCGGCTACGACGAAAAAAGTGCGGCCAAACTGGATAAAATTTCCGCTTATCAATGGGATAAAAAACTATATGCCGGCATGAATCGGGAAGAACTCGCGCAAACCGTCGGTTTGCCCTTGCCGTGCGGCGGCGGATTTATCCCGAACGGTGGCTGGCTGGCACCGCGACAATTTGTACAAAATGCTTTTCGGTTATTAGAAAGTTCGGGTTTATCCGTAAAAACGGCACAAAAAATCACCGCACTTTCGTCGACGAAAAATGGTTGGACGCTACAAAATGCGCAAGGTGAAACCTTCCGGCATAATATCGTAGTATTGGCAAACGGACACCGATTACACCGTTTCGAACAAACCGCCCGTTTGCCTCTTTATCCCGTACGGGGACAAGTAAGCCAAATAGCCACCGGCGAAAATCTGCTCAAGCTGAACAGCGTGATTTGTTACGACGGTTACATGACGCCGGCAGACGAGGCGAAAACCAGCCATTGTATCGGTGCAAGCCATGTGCGGGATTGCGAAAACCGCGAGTTCAGCACAACGGAACAACAGGAAAATCAGGCGAAAATTCAGAAAAATCTCGCTATGGACTGGACTCATGATGTGGATACTTCAGATAATCGCGCACGCGTCGGCGTGCGTTGCGCGGTGCGGGATCGTATCCCGATGATGGGTAATGTACCGGATTTCGACCGTCAAACGGAAGAATACCGCAATCTGTTTAATCTGCGTCGTCGCAAACAACCGGTACTCGTCGCAGCGAATTTCGAAAATCTGTATTTAGTCGGTGCGCTGGGATCGCGAGGATTAACATCAGCCCCGATTTTAGGCGAATGCCTGGCATCCTTGATTTACGGCGAACCCTTGCCTTTAAGCGAAGATATTATTCACGCACTTTGCCCTAATCGCAGTTGGATGCGTAAATTATTGAAAGGCACGCCGGTGAAATAA
- the fabB gene encoding beta-ketoacyl-ACP synthase I: MKRVVITGFGVISSIGNNKEEVLASLKAGKSGIETVPGFIEIGMRSHVAGTIKLNAAELIDRKIYRFMGDAASYAYLSMKEAIEDAGLTEEQVSNERTGLVIGAGIGSAHYQVKAADAVRSPRGVKAIGPYAVTKTMSSSVSACLATPFKIKGVNYSISSACATSAHCIGNAVELIQLGKQDIVFAGGAEELSWEGAAQFDAMGAISTKYNETPEKASRAYDANRDGFVIAGGGAVVVVEELEHALARGAKIYAEVVGYGATSDGYDMVAPSGEGAERCMRQAMKDIDGPIDYINVHGTSTPVGDVKELAAIKAVFGEQTPAISSTKSMTGHSLGAAGAHEAIYSLLMLHNDFIAPSINIETLDEQAKGLNIVTETKENAGLKTVMSNSFGFGGTNATLVFRRYEK, translated from the coding sequence ATGAAAAGAGTGGTTATCACCGGTTTCGGGGTTATCTCTAGCATCGGTAACAATAAAGAAGAAGTGTTAGCGTCATTGAAAGCGGGTAAATCCGGAATTGAAACCGTTCCGGGATTTATCGAAATCGGCATGCGTAGCCATGTTGCGGGAACGATTAAATTAAATGCGGCGGAATTAATTGACCGTAAAATTTACCGGTTTATGGGCGATGCGGCGTCGTATGCTTATCTTTCCATGAAAGAAGCCATTGAGGATGCGGGGTTAACGGAAGAACAAGTCTCTAACGAACGTACGGGTTTGGTTATCGGTGCGGGTATCGGTTCCGCACATTATCAGGTGAAAGCGGCCGATGCGGTACGCAGTCCGCGCGGCGTGAAAGCCATTGGACCTTACGCGGTGACAAAAACCATGTCTTCAAGCGTTTCTGCCTGTTTGGCGACACCGTTTAAAATTAAAGGCGTGAACTATTCTATCAGTTCCGCTTGTGCGACTTCTGCGCACTGTATCGGTAATGCGGTAGAATTAATTCAGTTAGGTAAACAGGATATTGTTTTTGCCGGCGGTGCGGAAGAATTATCCTGGGAAGGTGCGGCTCAGTTTGATGCCATGGGTGCGATTTCGACCAAATATAACGAAACGCCGGAAAAAGCTTCTCGCGCCTATGATGCAAATCGTGACGGTTTCGTTATCGCCGGCGGCGGTGCGGTAGTGGTTGTTGAGGAATTGGAACACGCATTAGCCCGCGGTGCGAAAATTTATGCGGAAGTCGTGGGTTACGGTGCGACTTCCGACGGTTACGACATGGTGGCGCCAAGCGGTGAAGGTGCGGAACGCTGCATGCGTCAAGCCATGAAAGATATTGACGGCCCGATTGATTATATCAATGTCCACGGTACTTCAACTCCGGTTGGAGACGTGAAAGAATTAGCGGCGATTAAAGCGGTATTCGGCGAGCAAACGCCGGCGATTTCTTCTACGAAATCCATGACCGGTCACTCATTGGGTGCGGCGGGTGCGCACGAAGCTATTTATTCATTATTAATGTTACACAATGATTTCATTGCGCCGAGCATCAATATCGAAACCTTAGACGAACAGGCGAAAGGGTTAAACATTGTTACTGAAACTAAAGAAAACGCCGGCTTGAAAACCGTGATGTCTAACAGTTTCGGTTTCGGTGGTACCAATGCTACCCTGGTTTTCCGCCGTTATGAAAAATAA
- a CDS encoding GntP family permease: MTGISLIICFVIAIIVMILMISKLKVHPFLALMTISLALAFAAGIGLAKIPGIIGDGFSGTFKSIGIVIIFGAIIGTVLEKTGAALKLADMVVKVVGQKRPELAMLIMGWVVGIPVFCDSGFVVLNPIREAIHKKIAANPVGMAVALSAGLYAAHVFIPPTPGPIAAAGAVGLSGNILLVMVMGVAVSIPVLLSSYLFAKYIGPKTTLDESETDEVISKSYEELLEHYGKLPNGFVSLAPIFMPILFMALGSIGKIMGIEGEAGILLQFLGNPIIALAVGVIFSIFLLLNTDKISEFDALTNDTLKIVGPILFITAAGGVLGKVITEAGFVEYIKQNAIAISSAGIFFPFIISAILKTAQGSSTVAIITTASIMGMFNADDSLMTALNLTTEMAAALTVMAIAAGAMCVSHANDSYFWVVTNFTKMTPQQGYRTQSMLTFIMGMVGILTVYVLSLILL; encoded by the coding sequence ATGACCGGTATATCACTCATTATTTGCTTTGTTATCGCCATTATCGTCATGATTCTGATGATTTCAAAGCTCAAAGTTCACCCGTTCTTAGCCTTGATGACCATTTCTCTCGCCCTCGCGTTCGCAGCGGGCATAGGCCTGGCCAAAATCCCCGGCATTATCGGGGACGGTTTCAGCGGAACCTTTAAAAGTATCGGTATTGTAATTATCTTCGGTGCCATTATCGGTACCGTATTGGAAAAAACCGGCGCCGCCCTGAAATTGGCGGATATGGTAGTAAAAGTAGTCGGCCAGAAACGCCCCGAACTCGCCATGCTGATTATGGGCTGGGTTGTCGGTATTCCGGTGTTCTGCGACAGCGGATTCGTCGTACTGAATCCGATTAGGGAGGCCATTCACAAAAAAATCGCCGCCAATCCTGTAGGTATGGCGGTGGCATTAAGCGCCGGTTTGTATGCAGCGCATGTTTTTATCCCGCCGACGCCCGGTCCTATTGCCGCAGCAGGCGCAGTCGGATTAAGCGGTAATATTTTACTGGTCATGGTTATGGGTGTAGCGGTTTCTATTCCCGTATTGCTTTCCAGCTATCTTTTCGCTAAATACATCGGTCCGAAAACTACGCTCGACGAATCGGAAACCGACGAAGTCATCAGTAAAAGTTATGAAGAACTGTTGGAACATTACGGTAAACTGCCAAACGGCTTTGTAAGCCTGGCACCGATTTTCATGCCGATTTTATTTATGGCGCTCGGTTCCATCGGCAAAATTATGGGTATTGAAGGGGAAGCCGGTATCTTGCTGCAATTTTTAGGAAATCCGATTATCGCTTTGGCAGTAGGCGTGATTTTCTCTATTTTTCTGTTGCTGAACACCGACAAAATCAGCGAATTCGATGCCTTAACCAACGACACGCTCAAAATTGTCGGACCGATCCTGTTCATCACCGCCGCCGGTGGCGTGTTGGGCAAAGTAATTACCGAAGCGGGCTTTGTGGAATATATTAAACAAAATGCAATCGCTATCAGTTCCGCCGGCATTTTCTTCCCCTTCATTATTTCGGCAATCTTGAAAACCGCACAAGGCAGCTCGACCGTCGCCATTATTACTACCGCATCCATTATGGGAATGTTTAATGCGGACGATTCCTTGATGACCGCCTTGAACCTCACCACCGAAATGGCGGCGGCATTAACCGTTATGGCGATCGCCGCCGGTGCCATGTGCGTGTCTCATGCTAACGACAGCTATTTCTGGGTAGTGACTAATTTCACCAAAATGACGCCGCAACAAGGCTATCGCACTCAAAGTATGTTGACATTCATCATGGGGATGGTCGGTATATTGACGGTTTATGTTCTTTCTTTAATATTATTATAA
- the rlmKL gene encoding bifunctional 23S rRNA (guanine(2069)-N(7))-methyltransferase RlmK/23S rRNA (guanine(2445)-N(2))-methyltransferase RlmL — MKPLFATCARGFEELLKTELTELGAQDVRIAQGGVHFGADDETQYKTLLWSRLASRILLPIAQSKIYSDLDLYSTVVSQAWLEHFDERTHFFVDFNGTNREIRHSQFGAMRVKDGIVDYFERHGKARPNVDKENPDVRIHAYLNRDDLILSLDLSGEALHMRGYREDSGQAPLRETLAAALVLRSGWQKGTPLVDPMCGSGTLLIEAAQMEAQIAPQLHRSHWGFDFWKGHNQAVWEKVKAEAVALAEAQMEKNPLRNGEKGTVLCNPPYGERLGTTPALIALYSVFGQRLKQQFGGWNVSVFSSEQGLLDCLRMRSFRQFKAKNGPLDCVQKNYRISDRSSVQTDERAAENPAVSADSAHTDVATDFANRLQKNIKKIEKWAQQQGLDAYRLYDADLPDYNLAVDRYGDHIVVQEYAAPKNIDENKTRQRLLDAVTATLAVTGVETSKLILKVRRKQKGSNQYEKLANKGEYFYVTEYGAKLWVNLTDYLDTGLFLDHRLTRKMLGEMAKDKDFLNLFAYTGSATVHAALGGAKSTTTVDMSNTYLNWAEQNLILNDVDGKRHKLIQADCLQWLMRCDKQFDLIFVDPPTFSNSKRMEDSWDVQRDHIKLMKNLKRILRPNGTIVFSNNKRGFKMDFDGLAQLGLNALEISAKTLPLDFERNKQIHNCWLLTRKV, encoded by the coding sequence ATGAAACCACTTTTCGCCACCTGTGCCCGCGGCTTTGAAGAATTATTGAAAACCGAACTGACCGAACTCGGGGCGCAGGATGTCCGTATCGCCCAGGGCGGCGTCCATTTTGGCGCAGACGATGAAACCCAGTACAAAACCTTATTATGGTCGCGTCTGGCGTCCCGTATTTTATTGCCTATCGCGCAAAGTAAAATCTACAGCGATTTAGATCTCTACTCTACCGTCGTCAGTCAAGCATGGTTAGAGCATTTCGACGAAAGAACACATTTTTTTGTAGATTTTAACGGCACAAACCGCGAAATTCGCCACAGTCAATTCGGCGCTATGCGGGTCAAAGACGGCATTGTGGATTATTTCGAACGCCACGGCAAAGCCCGCCCTAATGTAGATAAAGAAAATCCCGATGTGCGCATTCATGCCTATTTAAATCGCGACGATTTAATTCTTTCGCTGGATTTAAGCGGCGAAGCGCTGCATATGCGCGGTTATCGCGAAGACAGCGGACAAGCGCCGTTACGGGAAACCTTAGCGGCGGCATTGGTGTTGCGTTCCGGCTGGCAAAAAGGTACGCCGTTGGTGGACCCCATGTGCGGTTCCGGTACCTTGCTGATTGAAGCCGCACAAATGGAAGCGCAAATTGCGCCGCAATTACACCGGTCGCACTGGGGATTCGATTTCTGGAAAGGACACAATCAGGCGGTTTGGGAAAAGGTAAAAGCGGAAGCCGTCGCCCTGGCGGAAGCGCAAATGGAGAAAAATCCGCTGCGAAACGGTGAAAAAGGAACGGTTCTGTGCAACCCGCCATACGGTGAACGATTAGGGACCACGCCGGCGTTAATCGCCCTATATTCTGTGTTTGGACAGCGTTTAAAACAGCAATTCGGCGGCTGGAACGTATCTGTTTTCAGCTCGGAACAAGGTCTGCTGGATTGCCTGCGCATGCGTTCATTCCGTCAGTTTAAAGCGAAAAACGGTCCGCTGGATTGCGTGCAAAAAAACTATCGAATTTCCGACCGCAGTTCGGTACAAACCGACGAACGTGCGGCGGAAAATCCGGCAGTTTCCGCCGACAGCGCTCACACCGATGTAGCGACGGATTTCGCGAACCGCTTGCAGAAAAATATTAAAAAAATTGAAAAATGGGCGCAACAGCAAGGCTTAGATGCCTATCGGCTGTATGATGCGGATTTACCCGACTATAATTTAGCCGTTGATCGTTACGGCGATCACATTGTCGTACAGGAATACGCGGCACCGAAAAATATTGATGAAAATAAAACCCGTCAACGCTTATTGGATGCGGTAACCGCCACCCTTGCCGTCACCGGCGTAGAAACCAGCAAGTTGATTTTAAAAGTACGCCGGAAACAAAAAGGCAGTAATCAATACGAAAAACTGGCGAATAAAGGCGAGTATTTTTATGTGACGGAATACGGGGCGAAATTATGGGTAAATCTGACCGATTATTTGGATACCGGTTTATTTTTGGATCACCGTTTAACCCGTAAAATGTTAGGCGAAATGGCAAAAGACAAAGATTTTCTCAATCTGTTCGCCTATACGGGATCCGCAACGGTACATGCGGCCCTGGGCGGTGCAAAATCCACTACCACTGTAGATATGTCGAATACCTATTTGAACTGGGCGGAGCAAAATCTGATACTGAATGATGTGGACGGTAAACGGCATAAACTGATTCAGGCGGATTGTCTGCAATGGCTGATGCGCTGCGATAAGCAGTTCGATTTAATTTTTGTGGATCCGCCGACATTTTCCAATTCCAAACGCATGGAAGACAGTTGGGACGTACAACGCGATCACATCAAACTGATGAAAAATCTGAAACGGATTTTGCGCCCGAACGGCACCATAGTGTTCTCCAACAACAAACGCGGGTTCAAAATGGATTTCGACGGTTTGGCGCAATTAGGCTTAAACGCGCTAGAAATTTCCGCTAAAACCCTGCCGTTGGATTTTGAACGCAACAAGCAAATTCACAACTGTTGGTTACTTACCCGCAAGGTCTGA